In Vicugna pacos chromosome 10, VicPac4, whole genome shotgun sequence, the following proteins share a genomic window:
- the RCOR2 gene encoding REST corepressor 2 — protein MPSVMEKPSAGSGILSRSRAKTAPNGGQPHSEDDSSEEEHSHDSMIRVGTNYQAVIPECKPESPARYSNKELKGMLVWSPNHCVSDAKLDKYIAMAKEKHGYNIEQALGMLLWHKHDVEKSLADLANFTPFPDEWTVEDKVLFEQAFGFHGKCFQRIQQMLPDKLIPSLVKYYYSWKKTRSRTSVMDRQARRLGGRKDKEDSDELEEGRGAMSEGEPDAGDAKREPLPSRPLNARPGPGKKEAQGSQYRHHPLRTRRRPPKGMYLSPEGLTAVSGSPDLANLTLRGLDSQLISLKRQVQSMKQTNSSLRQALEGGIDPLRPPEANTKFNSRWTTDEQLLAVQAIRRYGKDFGAIAEVIGNKTLTQVKTFFVSYRRRFNLEEVLQEWEAEQDGAPGAPVPMEEARRGAPLPAPALEEDDEVQITSVSTSVPRSGPPALPPPPPPTSLSQPPPLLRPPLPTAPTLLRQPPPLQQGRFLQPRLAPNQPPPPLIRPALAASRHSARPGPQPPPTLIGAPLEPPAPSL, from the exons ATGCCCTCGGTGATGGAGAAGCCGAGCGCGGGCTCTGGGATCCTGTCCCGCAGCCGGGCCAAGACGGCGCCCAACGGCGGACAACCTCACTCGGAGGATGACAGCAGCGAGGAGGAGCACTCGCACG ACAGCATGATCCGCGTTGGAACCAATTACCAGGCCGTAATTCCGGAGTGCAAGCCTG AGAGCCCTGCACGCTACAGTAACAAGGAGCTGAAGGGGATGTTGGTGTGGTCGCCCAATCACTGTGTGTCAGATGCCAAGC TTGACAAGTACATTGCAATGGCCAAGGAGAAGCATGGTTACAACATCGAGCAG GCGCTTGGCATGCTCCTGTGGCACAAACACGACGTCGAGAAGTCACTGGCTGACCTGGCCAACTTCACCCCATTCCCCGATGAGTGGACGGTAGAGGACAAGGTGCTGTTTGAACAGGCCTTTGGCTTCCACGGCAAGTGCTTCCAGCGGATCCAGCAGATG CTGCCTGACAAGCTGATCCCCAGCCTGGTGAAGTATTACTACTCTTGGAAGAAGACCCGCAGCCGGACCAGTGTGATGGACAGACAGGCTCGGCGGCTGGGGGGTCGGAAGGACAAAGAAGACAG TGATGAGCTTGAAGAGGGACGAGGAGCCATGAGTGAGGGAGAGCCAGATGCTGGAGATGCCAAGAGAGAG cctctgccctctCGGCCCCTGAATGCCCGCCCAGGCCCGGGAAAGAAGGAGGCCCAGGGATCTCAGTACCGCCATCATCCGCTGCGAACCCGGCGGCGCCCACCCAAGGGCATGTACCTGAGCCCCGAGGGCCTCACCGCTGTGTCAGGGAGCCCAGACCTTGCCAACCTCACGCTTCGAGGCCTCGACTCCCAGCTCATCTCCCTCAAGCGCCAG GTGCAGAGCATGAAGCAGACCAATAGCAGCCTCCGCCAAGCCCTGGAGGGTGGCATTGACCCTCTCCGCCCCCCTGAG GCCAACACGAAGTTCAACTCCCGCTGGACCACAGATGAGCAGCTTTTGGCAGTACAGG CCATCCGTAGGTATGGCAAAGACTTTGGGGCTATTGCAGAGGTGATTGGAAACAAGactctgacccaggtgaagaccTTCTTTGTGAGCTACCGGCGCCGCTTCAACCTGGAGGAGGTGCTGCAGGAATGGGAAGCCGAGCAGGATGGGGCCCCTGGCGCCCCGGTCCCCATGGAGGAGGCTAGGAGGGGGGCGCCCTTGCCAGCCCCAGCCCTAGAGGAAGATGAcgag gTCCAGATTACATCTGTCTCAACATCAGTGCCCCGATCTGGCCCCCCAGCGCTACCCCCCCCTCCGCCTCCCACCTCGCTGTCCCAGCCGCCCCCACTGCTGCGGCCACCTTTGCCCACGGCTCCCACCCTGCTACGCCAGCCTCCCCCACTACAGCAGGGCCGCTTCCTCCAGCCCCGGCTGGCTCCCAACCAGCCCCCACCACCTCTCATCCGCCCTGCCCTGGCTGCCTCCCGCCACAGTGCCCGCCCTGGccctcagcccccacccaccctgaTTGGAGCCCCTCTGGAGCCTCCTGCACCCTCActctga